A single Vicugna pacos chromosome 15, VicPac4, whole genome shotgun sequence DNA region contains:
- the LOC140685984 gene encoding uncharacterized protein, with protein MVSGGLATEPATDSQTFGLAPGPVTAHDTLSCVDGAGPADTFGHVTVPQSGEPDEADFFSDKEGLATEPATDSQTFGLAPGPVTAHDTLSCVDGAGPADTFGHVTVPQSGEPDEADFFSDKEGLATEPATDSQTFGLAPGPVTAHDTLSCVDGAGPADTFGHVTVPQSGEPDEADFFSDKEGLATEPATDSQTFGLAPGPVTAHDTLSCVDGAGPADTFGHVTVPQSGEPDEADFFSDKEGLATEPATDSQTFGLAPGPVTAHDTLSCVDGAGPADTFGHVTVPQSGEPDEADFFSDKEGLATEPATDSQTFGLAPGPVTAHDTLSCVDGAGPADTFGHVTVPQSGEPDEADFFSDKEGLATEPATDSQTFGLAPGPVTAHDTLSCVDGAGPADTFGHVTVPQSGEPDEADFFSDKEGLATEPATDSQTFGLAPGPVTAHDTLSCVDGAGPADTFGHVTVPQSGEPDEADFFSDKEGLATEPATDSQTFGLAPGPVTAHDTLSCVDGAGPADTFGHVTVPQSGEPDEADFFSDKEGLATEPATDSQTFGLAPGPVTAHDTLSCVDGAGPADTFGHVTVPQSGEPDEADFFSDKEGLATEPATDSQTFGLAPGPVTAHDTLSCVDGAGPADTFGHVTVPQSGEPDEADFFSDKEGLATEPATDSQTFGLAPGPVTAHDTLSCVDGAGPADTFGHVTVPQSGEPDEADFFSDKEGLATEPATDSQTFGLAPGPVTAHDTLSCVDGAGPADTFGHVTVPQSGEPDEADFFSDKEGLATEPATDSQTFGLAPGPVTAHDTLSCVDGAGPADTFGHVTVPQSGEPDEAGFFSDKEEFLLLNTNCVPGS; from the exons atggtttctggc gggttggcgactgagccagcaaccgatagccagacgtttggacttgctccagggccagtaacagcgcatgacacgttgagctgtgttgatggagctggcccagctgacacgttcg gccacgtgacagtgccccaaagcggagaaccggacgaggccgatttcttttctgataaagag gggttggcgactgagccagcaaccgatagccagacgtttggacttgctccagggccagtaacagcgcatgacacgttgagctgtgttgatggagctggcccagctgacacgttcg gccacgtgacagtgccccaaagcggagaaccggacgaggccgatttcttttctgataaagag gggttggcgactgagccagcaaccgatagccagacgtttggacttgctccagggccagtaacagcgcatgacacgttgagctgtgttgatggagctggcccagctgacacgttcg gccacgtgacagtgccccaaagcggagaaccggacgaggccgatttcttttctgataaagag gggttggcgactgagccagcaaccgatagccagacgtttggacttgctccagggccagtaacagcgcatgacacgttgagctgtgttgatggagctggcccagctgacacgttcg gccacgtgacagtgccccaaagcggagaaccggacgaggccgatttcttttctgataaagag gggttggcgactgagccagcaaccgatagccagacgtttggacttgctccagggccagtaacagcgcatgacacgttgagctgtgttgatggagctggcccagctgacacgttcg gccacgtgacagtgccccaaagcggagaaccggacgaggccgatttcttttctgataaagag gggttggcgactgagccagcaaccgatagccagacgtttggacttgctccagggccagtaacagcgcatgacacgttgagctgtgttgatggagctggcccagctgacacgttcg gccacgtgacagtgccccaaagcggagaaccggacgaggccgatttcttttctgataaagag gggttggcgactgagccagcaaccgatagccagacgtttggacttgctccagggccagtaacagcgcatgacacgttgagctgtgttgatggagctggcccagctgacacgttcg gccacgtgacagtgccccaaagcggagaaccggacgaggccgatttcttttctgataaagag gggttggcgactgagccagcaaccgatagccagacgtttggacttgctccagggccagtaacagcgcatgacacgttgagctgtgttgatggagctggcccagctgacacgttcg gccacgtgacagtgccccaaagcggagaaccggacgaggccgatttcttttctgataaagag gggttggcgactgagccagcaaccgatagccagacgtttggacttgctccagggccagtaacagcgcatgacacgttgagctgtgttgatggagctggcccagctgacacgttcg gccacgtgacagtgccccaaagcggagaaccggacgaggccgatttcttttctgataaagag gggttggcgactgagccagcaaccgatagccagacgtttggacttgctccagggccagtaacagcgcatgacacgttgagctgtgttgatggagctggcccagctgacacgttcg gccacgtgacagtgccccaaagcggagaaccggacgaggccgatttcttttctgataaagag gggttggcgactgagccagcaaccgatagccagacgtttggacttgctccagggccagtaacagcgcatgacacgttgagctgtgttgatggagctggcccagctgacacgttcg gccacgtgacagtgccccaaagcggagaaccggacgaggccgatttcttttctgataaagag gggttggcgactgagccagcaaccgatagccagacgtttggacttgctccagggccagtaacagcgcatgacacgttgagctgtgttgatggagctggcccagctgacacgttcg gccacgtgacagtgccccaaagcggagaaccggacgaggccgatttcttttctgataaagag gggttggcgactgagccagcaaccgatagccagacgtttggacttgctccagggccagtaacagcgcatgacacgttgagctgtgttgatggagctggcccagctgacacgttcg gccacgtgacagtgccccaaagcggagaaccggacgaggccgatttcttttctgataaagag gggttggcgactgagccagcaaccgatagccagacgtttggacttgctccagggccagtaacagcgcatgacacgttgagctgtgttgatggagctggcccagctgacacgttcg gccacgtgacagtgccccaaagcggagaaccggacgaggccggtttcttttctgataaagag GAATTCCTGCTTCTGAACACCAACTGCGTGCCAGGCAGTTAA